A region of the Echeneis naucrates chromosome 22, fEcheNa1.1, whole genome shotgun sequence genome:
TGCAAATTTCCCGATTTTATCATCAAACATTTGTTATGTCTATATGGAataaagtgttgttttgtttttacttcgtAGATATGATGGTATGAAAGAAAGCAGCCGTGTTGAGGGTATGAATTTCctgttggacttttttttttttttaatcagacagaTCATGTCAGACATGTAGAAACTGTGGTGATATTAAGTGAATAGTTTTATTGGTACATTTAAATCAACTACGATGTCCAAAACACTAAAGAGAGGAGCACTTTGGATTGAAGTACGTTCATACGAAAATAACAGCTACAAATCAATCTGCTGATTGCTAATTCATTCAGTGTTCTATGTGGTctatataaaaaatatactgTCCAcccttctttaaaaaaacactCTATTTTTGTTAAtatcaaagacaaacaaaatgcatCCACAAAAAGCcatattattttgaaaacaattttCAATTAGGATATCAACATTTTGACTGAGTTCAAATCAATTGGTTTCAATTGACGTTGGTGAATACTTCATGTCAATTCATATCATGCACTCCAAAGCTTACTTGAGTAAAAATGCAATTTCAGCTAAATGTATTTGaagcattaaaagaaaaaaatagtcTTACACATAATATTATTGAATGATTTATACTGATGTATTAATATGTAAGTAGCATTTTCCACCAATGTTAAATACTTTAATTGGGTAGTTTATGGGTAATCATTCATCATGTTTCAAAAGCTTAAATAGATAGATAGTTCATTGCCCCTGAGGGGAATTCATTTTCAAGGCCCgagaacacaaacatacatggAACACACATTGACAAGTACACAATCACATAACATGTAACATAACATATGtggatgaatgatgaataatgaatgtgcCTATTCACAGAGTCAGCCTGTTTAATACTGCTATAGTGGAAGGAACAAAGCTCCTTCCAATGTTTCCCCTTCTCCATTTTAAGGTTCTGTAACAGTGACCAGACAATAGCAGTGTGAAATATTGATTCAGAGGGTGTTCAGTTTCTTTGGTAATTATATGTGCAAGAGTTGCAATGGTATTATCATTCAGGGCTGGTGTGTTGGGAGTGGGAAGTGTATTATTTTGTATGCAAACTTAGAGAGTTTGTTGGGGAGAATGACAGCAATGTGTAATAACCGGGGGAACAGTACAGCAGGGTGGGGTGGATGATGCTCAGGTAAAGTAACAACAGAAGGTGGGGGGCCACAGAGGACACTCAGTGAATGGATGACTTGTTGTCTCTGTTGGGGACTTTTATGAATGTCAATGATATGATGATCTGGTGAAGTTATTGTCCAAGGTGAGTCCAAGATATTGGAATTTGTTGACTTGCTCTATTGTTTTTCCATAAATGGAAATGGGGTTCAGTTTTGTGGGTGATATTGTGAAAACTACTTCCTTTGTTCTATTTGCATTCTatttgcatatatatgtgtgtgtgtgtgtgtgttttttttttaaagcttaaCTGCTGAAAACAGAACGAAAGCAGTTGCAGTATTATATAAGGATTGGGAGACCATCATCACTAGCACTGTAAGGGGCTATTGTAAGGGACTAATGAACAGGGTGTGTGAAAACCTAAATTAATTCACTCGGTGTACAATAGAAGAGCAGGTTTTAGTGACAGGTTACCACAAAGATGCTAATTTCACTGATACTGTAGTCTGTCACTACAAGTCTTTTTTAGGACTAGGCAAAATTAACATCTCCACTAGTATCATCactggaaaaaagtaaaatatattaaagTTTAAGTCTTGTTAGTGGAAGTCTAGGGAACTATGCTTAAAGTCACAATTAAGGATATCTATAAAATGTTTGATCTCCCCATAAATTATTTTGCTGCCTAGAGATCTGCCTTTGTTGAGTTATATGATCAAGGAGCAGAAGGCAGAGATGCTTTCATGTCATGAGCCACATTCAATCATTTGACAGACCTATCAGGTTGTATCATTATGTCAGGAAATAGGATGAAAGAAATGCATAAAAAGGGCATCTTGAAATCATAATGTCGAGAATGAGAGTAGTACAAAGTGGCAGATTGGTGAACTTggtgatgtgttttatttgttcctgGAAAAAAGGGTAGACATGTCAGCTGGTGTTGAAATAGTGTAGCAAACACAAAGGACAACCGGttgattttgatgttttccACACTAATAAAAGGGATGAGATTGGATTCTGGAGGAAAATTTGCCTTACACTTCATCACATTATGTTTGTGGGTTCAGCTTTACTTGTGTCTCATGCTGAGGTAGCCGAAGTTTCCATGTACCAGAGGGAAGGTGTGATTGCTGTCCTTCAACTGATTCCTGTTTTGGGACAGGAATCAGTCCCACTTACtgaattttttctctttcctttctaattgatttcaaataatgaaaaaaatatctccATCAACACTTCCTTTCGCCATGACCATTTCAAGTTACACTAATCCAATTAATTGCGTGAGAACATGGAAAAGCATTGTCAGAGTTATGACCTACAAAGAGCACACAATGTATTCTCTGTCTCTGGGATGTGAAACAGTCCTTCTACTTCTACAATGCTAAACGTTACAATCCGTGTCATCATTGAGAATTCACTGGCAAACGAAAAATGCCACCTTCATACTGGACTCAAGACGATTTCcgtgtttctgtttgtcagaGTTGGCTctgctgcaacattaaactaGTTAATTATAGTTGTTATGTTGGGTACCTGACCTACCTCTCATGAATGCCCTTTTTCAATGCCTCTCCCTCTTTTGTCTCCCAAATCCACACCCTAATGctcatacacccacacacacaaacctcagcaTTTCTGGAAAGAGAAATAAGATTACTTTCCAAAACAGTACACGCATGCTCTCTAGTGGCATGTTCTTGGAAGtgcattttacaaaatgtacaaGCCAAGTTGATTCTCCAATATAAGCTTTTTGGAGGGCTACTTGTGTCTTCTCGGTTTCATGTTCTGGCCACATCCTCTTTCAGTTTACACCTCTTACTCTACCATTCTACATTTTCTCTCCCCCAAAATGAGTTGTGTTCAACTGTAAGTTTTTCCTCTTCCGACTGACCAGTTGTGTTTGTCCTAAAAAGATGGATTGTTGATCTGCATATCATTTTGTGTACATATCGCAGAAGGGTGTCCCCTAACCATCTGTGACTCCATCAGCTAAGATGCCAGACTGGCACACATCATTAACCATAGCTTATGTGTCCCATTCTATCTACAGCATGTACATATTTGTTTGATTACATAAACAATTATCTGACTTGCTGTAAACAAACAGTTTTATTCAAGATTAAACATTTAGATGACCACAGAATAGATGAACAAGCATTGGTCTAACACAAGGttgctttttctgctgctgtcccAGAGACCCATTTTTTAAGCAAAGCTTTAGCTAAACAAATTGACATTTTTCTATGaatacatatgtatgtatgcatattCTTGTAGATATGCACACAGATATACATGTGTATAGACTGTATATACATAGACCTCCAGTTAGACTCCTGTATAAAATTTGTATCCTCCAAAACTGTTGAAAAATCATTGCATGAAGATTTGCTTCTGATAAGACTTTCTGGAATAtcggtgattaaaaaaaaaaaaaaaaaaaactaaacaaaaacaaaaaatcctcagtcagtcagtttcagTTAAACAAATCcagcatttttaaaaagttaaaataggGTACAGgatacaaagtttttttttcaagacacCAACAGTGGTCTGCATATTACCTACCATATTAAGTGCATGGAGAAGTTAGAGTAATATTCTACTATACATGTGACCCTCCAGAGAAGAAGGCAGTGTTTCCAGTGGATCATCATGACTAGGAACAGAGCGAGAAAAAGCCCAATCTAAAAATGGCGGCAGACAGACAAGTCCAACCAACTGAACCTGACAAAGGCACCAacaatacacattttttttcttaaaaaaaaatacacacatcaaATACAATATACTGCCTTGCAACGAGGccattggaaagaaaaaaaaaacatgagtcAGTAAGAAACAAATTGCACTGTACATATGGAAAACATAGACTATATTTCATCTGTCCATGCCTGTTCACTCCCCTTGGGAATTTCAGAAGGGATCATTTCTCTGGTGGTAAATGCAGGCAGGACTTGAAAAATTCATCTGGCACTGAAGGTTGCaaaagacttcttttttttttttttttttttttttcaacaagtcTACGCAGGAGGCAGTAGATTCCCAAAATCCTCCCTCACCAGCAACTTGCACGAGACTAGAGGGAAAGAGCTGAAGAATAGTTGGTGGATGGAGTATGGAGATGTTCGGCGAGTCTCAGGATTAGCACCAACttcagaggtttttttttttttttgtaccgcATATCCCCAAGCATAGACGACAGAGCTGCGTTGGATCGAGGATGACGGTGGAAAAAGTGTGATAATGAGATAATGGCGGTGGTGTGTAGATGAATCAGACACATGGATTAGCCTGAGGGGAGCAGAAGCATTGGTGGTATAGCACCACTGACCCAGACAATCCATGGCCTCTTCTGTCTGCCACACAAACAAGGAGACCAGAgccaaaatgtatttcaataggctttcagtttttcaaatgCTATAGTGTACATATTTAAGATTTCTTTGTGTCCTCACAACCCACAGCTTATATTGGTTATTTTGTCATTGCAGAATATGGCTTGGTTATGACAAAATAAAGGCTAAAAAGCTTGGATGAAGGCATGAAACCAAACTCCAAAGATTATAtccttgttaaaatgtttaaaatcaccagaaattattagaatttttttggAAGTCTATTCAAGTACTGTTGGGGCCAGGTCTACAGACAAAGTGTCAGGGGTTAAACTGGGAGAGAGCATGACAGAAACCAGCAGCGGACCAACACACAGTGAAATTACAGAAtcatcaaattttatttggttcagaaagagacaaaagcctttgttttttttgtttttttttatggtgaaCTGAGCCGGCTCACCCCTCCTTATTACGGTAGAACGAATCCCAATTTAACCCCTGGTTTTACATTCATGTGAACATGATACCATATAACAGACAGTGACAAGACAGTCAAAAATGGTGCAAGGCTTCATGCAGTGCTACCTCATAAGATTTACATTGATTCTACTGTTGAGAGAGCAAAATAATTTCAGCATTTCTAATCATTGCACAATGGTTTGTTCTGACTCTGTTAATCATACAGTAAGCGTATTGatctttaaaaatacaaaagctgTGATCTTAAGCTTCTTGTGTCACATACAGCATTTATAAGAAGCTGATGCAGTTTGCAACATAGTCAGTGTTTGATTTTGCCTCTTGTGTACGTGCTgtagatttctttttaaactttaaagggCCTATTTCTGAGTTTTGCTATTGCTGGACAGCCGATGTTTGCAATGGCAGTTGTCCCCCAGAGGTGCGAAGGAACCctcttgttttacttttatttatacaactttgttttttctacTGAATTTAGCACACCTAACGGATAGCTCTGGCCTTGTCGGCCTGTCTCATCACTTTCTGTTCTTGATACTGAGTTCTTTGAGAAGTAGTGCTACTTAAAGGACATATTCTAACCTCCTGTGTTAATAACAGCTGGTAAATGCTGTTGATGctaatatttgttttgtggcaaaagcaaaacagacaaatggttcctttaaaaaaagagtTATTTGTAAGTTTTCGCTGCCACGTTACCTTGCTGGAAACAGGTGGTTTGACAAGAGCTTTGGCTGTTTTACAACAAAATATGCCATGTGAGCTGCACTACTCTCAAATAGGGCAGATTGGTAGCTACATTGAGTTATTATTGGGAAGTGAGGAGATGGGACAGGTAGCTGTCAGCGTGCTaacttcagcagaagaaaagatgcAATTCAAACAAGAGTTAACGGTGGCCTTGCTTTTCACCACTGGCGAGCAAAGGAATGTAGTTTGATGCTGAGCTCGGATGTGTCGTGTGGCACCCAGGTGACTGTGTAGCAGTAGCAAAACCTACAAATAGCACCTTTGATGCATATCTGTAACACTGCCCATTAAGTTTAGCCATAGAAAGATATGAGCACATATGAGTCGACGACAGCACAGACACTTGTAATGATTGTAACGCAAATGTGGTAGTGCTTAAAAGCTTACATGCAGTAAATGGTTGCAGTTGAGATGATATAGAgaaccaaaacaataaatacattgtataaaacataatttcatatcaatatattaaaatactatttaaaataatatcttAGACAATATTGCAATATGAAATTGACTGATAAATAGTTGGTAGGCCTACtcagagaaatatatatatatatatatatatatatttatacacacatatatatatataagtgtcTGTGTCCTTCATAGTTTGCTGTTTTGacttaaatgattaaaattttccagacccccccccccccagtgggTAGCAGTAGAGTCCAAAGAgctaatacattttctttttttttttccaacaataATACCAATGAACTTACAGTACACAGTCCCATAATAAAGATATACATACTGAATACAATATAAATGtcaagacagaaaaatagaaaaatatcaATAGAAACCAAAAGTCAAATACATATCAGAGAAAGTATACAGAGAAAAGTGTACTTATGAGTCTTTGCGGTTCTTGTTGTTGTAGCTGGAGCTTGCATTGGCTCTCATTGTTGGTATATTGGCTGTGTACTTcggcttttgttttattttatttttttccagtcctggcacacatacatacacacacatcctccCACACggacacaaagtaaaacacatCTGCTAATACAGACACATGCAATGGCACACATGTACCCACACAGGGGCATTTGTGCACTCATCCACATATCTGTACTGCCACAATCACattcagtcagacacacacacatacacactgctCACATGACCGTGCAGCATTTGCAGGtctgtttcttctccttttccttctcaccctcctcccctcctccattggccttttctttctctgccatgCTCCCATTGGGTGGAGCTTGCTCCTCTGTGGCTGCCTCTCCTGCAGCTTTCCCCTCCCCATCCTCGATCACAACAAACTCGGCCTTCACGTTGCCATCCACCCCTTCCATTCCCAGGGCTGTGCGggtctcctgctcctcctcaacGGTCTTGTAGCCCATGAAAACCAGGGTGACGGGGTTGTCTGCACTAGCTTGGTCAGGGCTGGGACCCAGCAGCTTAGCCTCAATCCCTGTCACCTCTCTCTTTGGGGTCTGACCAGAGGTTTGCACTACTCCATTTTCACCTATAGGGAGCACCAGAGTACCGTTATGAAAACCTGAGTGTGCCAAAGCAAAGACGGGTAGTCAGGATAAGTcatggagacaaagagagaaaggaaatattgttttaataacTTCCAGCAGAGAAGACTAAGTTAATATTGCAAAAAAATAGGCTTTTATTAgcacagtttctctttttaagaTTGCGTTGTCATGGTTTCCTGTGTGATAATGCGTTGCTGTGGACACCAAACTTACCTCCATTTTCTTTGGCCACACCCTTAGTGGATGGCACGCCTGTCTCCAGTTCTTCAATCTCCTGCTCCAGCCtatttcagagacagacacacatgagaattaattattaatattatttttaaaccgAGCAGGGGATTCTTTTACACAATCAAACTGTGTACAGTTTCTGTATACAACTGAGATAAACACGACCAGGATTTGTTCCTTAAAGGTTTACAATGTCTTTTAACCATCAGCAAACACAATTTCTGGTGAAAGACAATactaaaatatacaaacaataTTGGCTATTGATTAGTTCATATGATGTCTATTTGTGCTtttactcaaacacacaaacaaagttaGACTTCCTAGCGATCACAGTAGCAGATCTGGTAATTTAATGTCCTGAGATTTTTCTGTCTGGACACTCCAATTGGATTGCATCACTTATGGTCCAATGCCACCCATGACATCATGGCTGCAGTTTAAAACCTTGTCACAGCTTTTTAGCGTCGCACAAAAGGTCCCCGCCATGACTGTACGATGGGAGAATGAAATAATGCAGTTTTATTCATCCTGCCGTTGTACAGTTTTATCATTATTAAAGTAAAAAGCATGACTGTAGGTCAAATGTGCACATGCTTATAATTTTaacataacaaacacacatatctAACGTGCGCATTTGCTGAACCAACAAAACCGTGGAAGGATTGTCTGAAAGGCTGACCATGCCGAAAGATAAGATTAAGATGCTGACCTGAGGATGACCTGTTCGAGAAGTTTAGTCTTCACCTCTTCTTCCTGGAGACGCTTCTGAGTCTCCTCCTCCGCTGGAGCTCCATCCAACAACCAGCGCTCCCTCAGTGCCTTCGACTGCAAGtgtacacaacaaacataaacatgctGTTGCTGAGGATGAAGTAGAAACGTGATTGAATTAAGTCAGCTTATTAGTTTCATCTGAGGAGCACGTTTTTCTGTAAATGATCCGCGTGTTTTGGTGTATGAGTGCACATGTGGGCCATAATGAAAAGCTCATAAAGGGGGGGTGTGGGGCTTTCATCATGAGCCTTTCAATAGGAGCAGCTGATAAATTCATTAGCAGAACTTCAAATCTCCCAGAATGTTCTGCGTTATCACCCTTTTTCATTTGGACATCACTGCATTTTCCCTCAGAGGGCAGATTAGTGGCACTTTCACCGGGTGAAAATGACACTTCCTTCAGCTAATCTACAGAGGAGCGCGTCTACCACTTCTCTGCTGGCTGCTGCCACTCAGTGATTCTTCAATTTGCTGCCAACTTATTGTTGCCAAGTAGATTGCGGCACACAGCCAGAGCATCGAAGCTTCTGGCACTAAGCAGAAAAGAAGCCAAACTAAGATATAACTCGCCTGTAATGCTCATTTGAGCATGTAATccagataaagataaaaacaacaacagaaacaacaacaaaaaaaaaaattcttatcTTAAACCACTGGAAGCTTGAGTTGAAGGCTATCTTTACCGACAAGCTGAGAGCACACACTGTGACCAGATTTAATGATTGTAAACTGTCAGCCAGGTTATAATTAGTTAAGTTAATTGTAGGACAAAATGATAAAGAACGCATGTTCATGttgtcatttaaaataacaaCCACAGTCAAATTTCTTCTATTATggatttttataaaaatttcTCTTAGCTTCCCTTTCTGTATCTCCTTTTCAAATCattgtttatttcctcttttgatTTCCAACCACCCCTGTATTCTTATCCTCACTCCCCATCCGCGTTTCCCTCCTGTAGATAGGCTAGTATCAAAGCAAATACTTGGCATGCTTTGAGGTAAATATAACAGCGTGTCCTACTCGCAGCTGTTAGAGCGTGCAGTGAAAGACAACCCTGCTTGGCCATATGGAAAAGTGCAAGAAAAAGCTCTTGTTTTCACGAGTTGGACTGAAAATCTGGACATGTGCTTGATGCGAATTCCTCTCTAGTGATGCAAGAATTTCTACAGAAAAACTCCCCctattttttctctccccttctgCGACTCGACCCCACGccccttcctctttttttgcatGCATCTCAATCCGTCATGCAGTTCATGAACTCTAATTAAGTTGTAAAATCCGTGGTGTATGGCCATCAGTTCTTCCTATCTTTATCTGTTTGGGGCTGCTTAAACTCGTACTTTTACCACTGAGTAAAGACACCCAGCTTCATGGTGctttacagcacacacacttgcacagtGTAATTCAACACTATTCATACCCGGTCCTGAGTGGTCTCTTGGGGTACTGAATCTAACCCtgctccccccctccctctctttttcaaTCTTGTTCACTCTCTTGCCACACCTTACTACCCCAATGCCTGACATCACTAATGTACTCACTCATgcgcacaaaaaacacacacgcacacacacacacacacacacacacacacactccagtaTGCACAGACAGCCATAAAGCTAGAGCTGAAGCTACGTctctctctattgttctttgGGGTAAAAGCTGCTAACGTAGCAGACAAAGGGCGGAACTgcgacacacaaaacaaacacacacacacgcacacattagCTCACCCAAATGTACTCAACAGCTGTAGAAAGAACAGCTTAATTTCAAAGCTCGTCCCAGCATCGCTCCGAGTACAAACTGAGACTCCAAAATTAAACTTTCAAAAATAAAGCCCATCTAGTCCATGCAAGTCTTACTACGGTTGACTGCAGTCTTTATTTCAGGAAATATGTTCATTTGCTTATTGCCATAAGTTAGAAACTACTTCAGCGTAGTTAGACATAAGGTAAGCCACAACATAATAGCTACACataataaacagaataaataaatgatacaaCATCTTAACATTTCAACCTCAGAGGTGTTGGAAATTGGATTTTGTTGCCCTTTAAGCCAGGATACCTGTTTCCCCTTTTTTTACAGTCTTTATGCAAAGCAGCTGCTGGCTCTGGCTTCATATTTCTTAAACAGCAAGAGTTGTAATAATCTTCTTATTTAGCAAACTTAAGGAAAATGTCAAGCTATTTCTTTAATAACTATTAAGTTATTGTCATTGCGAAGTGCAGTTATTTTGCTTTGGAACATTTCACTCTTCTGCCataaattgtgtattttcagtttttaaaggtACATTTGGACATTCAGAGGTTTTCATTAAAGGAGCTGCTGTTTGCATAATCATATTTGCTAAAGCTTTCTAATCACAAACAGAgctctttttaatgtttctatGATAACAACATAGTATTACCTCATCTCCATATATCTTAGCAGCACTGTGAGTGTGGGTGtaagtgtgtatatgtatgaTATGTGGTGTGTAAACGGAGACATTTATTAGGCTTTCCACTTGAGTTCTGCCTCTGGAAAAGAAATACTTGCTGTACTTTGCACAAAGAGCCCCTAATGCTGATTACACctcccctctgtgtgtctgtgtgtgtctgcgtgtgtgtgtgtgagagagacgaAAGCGGGGTGCGGTGGGTGTAAGAGCGGTTTCCTGTTGGTGGGAGTGGGACAAAAATCTGTTTCCTCTACCAAAGACCACCGCATTGTCTGAGGCTTCTGTGTTCTTTTACGAAGCAACGCACAcagatctcacacacacacacacacacacacacacacacacacacacacacacacacacacacacatacatagattGACACATTGAAAAAGGTTTGctctgaaaatagaaaaagtggGAGCATGCAAGGCCTGTTGCACAGGTCACAAACACCGTTGCCACAAACGAGCACACTGCGCATGCATGAACACAAGGCAACCTTTGCTCTTATCTGTGACTTGCTGAATTGTGTTGGGTTGAAATAGCTTTGATAATGCTGACACATACGCTGACAAAAGCCTTGAGTCTGAtacaatgagtgtgtgtttgcatgcatgcagatttgaatgcgtgtgtgtgtctgcgtgtgtgttgcAGGGAGCGTGCACGTACAAACAGTGTGTGGAAGAGCTGTCGGTGTTATCTGTCCATTCTGAACATTccatgacagcagcagtgagggaGTATCACACTTTGTTGcgctgatattttttttaaatgaatcacaAAGTTTAATATTGTTTGTGTGGGCGTCTGAGGGATCAGGGAGGGAGTTTCAGTGAGGATTAGGGAGAGGCTGGTCATGGTAGCGGTTCAGGTACCTCTCtgcaatctttttttcttttcacatacATTCATGTTATCAGCATAATTGTTCCCACAAAAGTTGTGTTACTGAGGTGAAAACATGTCAGCGCACTTTCTGCAATTTTGTAGTTTGCCAGTTGACACCAACTTGTTATTACTCTTGAATGGTTCAGTGTCTTACAGCCTCGATGAACATTGTGTGCACACTTTCATAAATGTGTATGAAGTCATAATGGACTTGAGGTGTTGGAAATTAAACTGGAAATGTATAATATGTAAAAGTAactcttgcctttttttttttttaatcatgtcttGAATCCGAGACCTAAGCATGTATCTGGGTTTGACTGCGTGGGTAAACTGGAAACACGTGCCAATAGACCACAACTAAGCACATAAAAGTATGAAGTGAAAGAAGGTTGTGGTGTATTGAAGAGCTAAAACCTGTAACACTTCCATTTAGTTATATTTTTCAACCTCAGTTTTAATTTCTGTCTTAAAATGTTACCCACAATAGAGctacatctaaaaaaaaaaaaaaagcatcccaGAACCTGGTGACCGCATTTTAATACgctaacaaacaaacaggtaCTCCATAGTCTTCCCTTCAAAACATGGAACATCATTACGTTATACTTTCTCACGGTCATAGTAGAACAAATAGGGCATGTGCAGAATGTGCGTGCATGCGGTCGTGTTGTGTGTACCTTAAGATGCTGGAGTTGCCGTCGGTCATCATCCAGCtgccttcttttgttttcaatctctgtctgcttcttcctcttctcctgttTCCAAATATGAAGGCGTTGAATAGCTAAAGTGAAACTCGGGTATTAAAGCATTTCTATTGACATAAAGCCAAATGCTTCCACTGTCCACGCTGATGATTCAGCGGTATTCTTTAATGACAGTGTCTTGTGTGTACACCGATGAAATTGTGAATGTAAGCGAGGGACAACAAGAACAGGTGTATAGTTACAGTACGCATTGTATATTCaccacacacaaccacaggaGGTACAAACCAGTCCTGTTGacacattttttcaaattcaatatttcagtTTGTCCTGCGTGACCAGGAAATGattttgaatgagaaaaaaaactaattgaaaAGCATTTTAGTGACATGTTGTAAAAGATATACTGATCTAATTTCATAGATTACAGTATATTCAACTATGCCGGactgaaaaaacagacaaaagggTGAAGGGCAACGAGGGGAAGAGAGACTGACGGATGcaaggacagacagaaaaaaggcatTGAGCTGTAACTACTACATTAGCTTTTGATATTCGCTAATGGGTGCAGGAGATGAGATCTTAAAAGGCTGAGTCATTAAGACCTGCAGTCACATCATGACAAGCAGCCATGATTTGTTGCTTCTTCAGGCAACAATATGTCCTAATgtgctctctttgtgtgtgtgcgtatgagAAGAAGTCACAACGTATGTGCGTATGCAGAAATAACTTACAGCGATGGCCTGGAGTCTCTCCTCTTGTGACACCTCAGCCATcctgaaaggagagagagagagagagagagagagagagagagagagagagagagagagagagagagagtcacaACCACACATCGCCACTgacattacacacagtgacaaacaTCTTTTCATACACTGACCAGCTTTTTACCTTTCAGTGACTTCCCAGTGACTGAGGTTAAATATCTGTCCGCTCGCACTAAATCAGTGCCTCTTTCCTGTCAGGGAACATCACTGAAGGCATGCTAATGTGCTAGCAGGGCGCTGCTGGAGATTCCTGCTCTAATAGGTTCCAGACCAGAGCTCCAGGATGGAGGATGGACGGAAGCAGAGCTGAAGCCGGAGGGGAGGGACTGCGGCTGCCGGGACAAAGCTATCACTATATCATActcgctttaaaaaaaaaaaaaagttcacatccTTTTCTGGAAGTAAACAACTGgtccaaataaaataacaatcctcccaaaataattcaaacatcAGGTGTAAGAAGATATAGTTATAAAAGGGGCTGGCAATGTCATCTGAGCTGACATTCCTATAGAAGAG
Encoded here:
- the palm1b gene encoding paralemmin 1b is translated as MAEVSQEERLQAIAEKRKKQTEIENKRRQLDDDRRQLQHLKSKALRERWLLDGAPAEEETQKRLQEEEVKTKLLEQVILRLEQEIEELETGVPSTKGVAKENGGENGVVQTSGQTPKREVTGIEAKLLGPSPDQASADNPVTLVFMGYKTVEEEQETRTALGMEGVDGNVKAEFVVIEDGEGKAAGEAATEEQAPPNGSMAEKEKANGGGEEGEKEKEKKQTCKCCTVM